ACACCGGCCCGGCCTACGTCGACAAGATCGACTGGAAGTTCGTCGCCGACCCGACCACCCGCGTCGCCGCGCTGCAGGGCGGCCAGGTCGACGCGATCTACGACGTCCCGGCCGTGCAGTGGAACACGCTGAAGGGAGGCGGCTACCAGCTCGAGAAGTACGTCACCCCCGGGCGCCCGCAGCAGATCTCCTTCAACACCCAGCAGGGCCCGTTCACCGACGAGAAGGTGCGGCAGGCGTTCGCGTACAGCCTCGACCGCAAGGCGATCGTCGACACGATCGGACACGGCGTGATCCCGGTCGAGGGCAACGGCGGCGTCAGCCAGGCGACCCCCGGCTACAGCGAGAAGGCGGCCGGCTGGTACAGCCAGGACGTGAAGAAGGCGGACGCGCTGCTCGACGCGGCCGGGTGGACCCGCAAGGGCGACACCGGCGTCCGTGAGAAGGACGGCACGAAGCTGACCGTCTCGCTGCCGTACGGCGCAGGCTCGATCATCAACGCCGACGGCGCCGCGATCCTCCAGGGCGTCAAGGAGCAGGCGGACAAGGTCGGCTTCGACGTCAAGCTCGTCCCGGTCCCGCAGAGCGAGTTCTTCTCGGGCAAGTACGCCGGCCCCGACACCCACGACCTGGCCGCCGGGTACTGGACCGCGGTGACCGCGGGCATCCTCTACATCAACTGGCGCCCCTCCACCGAGGACCACCCGAACTACGCCAACGCCGCGTTCTACAACGACCCGACGCTGGAGCAGTACATCCTCGACGGCAACTCGGCCGCGACGGTGGAGGCGCAGAACGCGTCGTACGAGAAGGCGCAGGACTACATCGCCGAGCACGCGCTCTCGATCGGCGTCTACGACCGGCTGAGCACGCTCGCCGTCGCGACCAAGCTGCACGACGTGTGGCAGGAGAACGCACAGGGAGGGCCGACGTTCTATGACGCGTACTTCACCAAGTGAGCCGGCACCCGGCGAGCTGACAGCCGCTCCGCCCCGGGGCCAGATCGCCGAGCACGCGATCCGGCCCCGCCGGGGGCGTGCCGTCGCCCTGACCGTCCTCAAGAAGGTCGGCGCCGCCCTGGTCGTGCTCTGGGGCGCCGCGACCGTCGCCTTCTTCGCTCAGCTCGCCCTGCCGGGCGATCGGGCCACGACCATCCTCAACATCCGCGCCGGCCAGGCCCAGGCCAGGACCCCCGAGGAGCTCGCGCAGATCAACCAGCAGTACGGCCTCACCAAGCCGGTGATCGTGCAGTACCTCGACTACCTGCGCGGGCTGATCGCGGGCGACTTCGGCACCTCCTATCAGCAGTACCGGCCGGTCACCGCGATCATCGGCGAGCAGCTCGGCGCCACGCTGACGCTGTCGCTCACCGCCATCGCCTTCGCCTGGCTGATCATGGTGGTCTGGGTGACGCTGACCGCCGGGCGCGGCCCGCGGCTCGGGGCGGTGGGAGCGACGGCCGACGTTGTCACCGCCGGCCTCCCCGCGTACTGGCTCGGCATCATCCTGCTGCTCGTCTTCGGCCTCGGCCTGCGCTGGTTCCCGATCATCAGCGGCACCGCGCCCGCCGGGATCGTGCTGCCCGCGCTGACCCTCGCCATCCCGCTCGCCGGGTTCATGGCGCAGAGCGTGCGGACCGAGTTCGAGCGCGCGCTCGACCAGCCGTTCGTCGTGTCGGCGCGCATGCGCGGCATGGGGGAGTGGGGCATCCGGCTCCGGCACGTGCTGCGGCACGCGGTCATCCCGGCGGTGACGCTGTCGGGCTGGGCGCTCGGAGCGACCCTGTCCGGCGCCGTGATCGTGGAGTCGATCTACTCGCGCCCCGGCATCGGCTCGGTGCTCGTGACCGCGGTCAACTCGCAGGACCTCCCGGTCGTCACCGGGATCGTCACCCTGGTCGCCGTCGTCTACGTCGCGGCCAACCTCATCGTGGACGTCGTCTACACCGTCATCGACCCCCGGCTGGAGTTGTCATGACCGCCCTCGCCTCCGCCCCGACCCGGCGTCCGGACCGGCCGCGCGCCGGCGCCCGCCTCGCCCGCGCGCCGTGGGGCCTGTACGTCAGCATCGCCTTCGCGCTGCTGCTGCTCGTCGCCGTCGTCGCCCCGCAGGCGCTCACCACGCACCTGCCAACGGCGATCGACTACCAGGCGGCCCTGCAACCGCCGAGCCTCGCCCACCCCTTCGGCACCGACGAGTCGGGCCGCGACCTGTACACGCGGGTCGTCTGGGGCGCCCGCGACTCGCTCACCATCGGCCTCGGCGCCGCCGCGGTCGGCGTGGGGCTCGCCCTGGTGCTCGGCACGCTGGCGGCGCTCGGGGTCCGCCCCGTCGCCGTCGTCATCGACCGGCTCGTGGAGGTGCTGTTCGCCTTCCCGGCGCTGCTGCTGGCCCTGCTGCTCATCGCCATCGCCGGTCCGAGCGCTGCGACGCAGGTGCTCGCGGTCGGCATCGGCACGGCGCCCGGCTACGCGCGCATGATCCGCGGGCAGATCCTCGGCGCCCGCAACTCCGGGTACGTGGAGGCGGCGACCGCCCTCGGGCACTCGCGGCTGCGCATCCTGCGCGCCCACATCCTCCCCAACGCCCTGCGCCCGCTGGTCGCGGTGTTCGCCCTGTCGATCGGCCAGTCGATCGTGTGGGCATCGAGCCTGTCGTTCCTCGGCCTCGGCGTCGCGCCTCCCGCCTCCGAGTGGGGAGCCCTGCTCGATGCTGGCCGCGCCTACCTGACGACCGCCTGGTGGCTCGTCGTCATTCCCGGCCTCGTGATCGTCGCGGTGGCGCTCGCCGCCACGACGATCGGCCGGCACATCCAAGCCCGTCTGGAGAAGGGAGAGCGGTCGTGAGCATCGCGGAACGAGAGACCCGCAGCATCGTGGAGGCCGTGCCCGGCCCCGCTGCCCCGCAACCCGCCCGCCTGCGCGTGCGCGACCTGCGCACCGGCTTCACGGTCGACGGCGAGCACCGGCCGGTGGTGAAGGGCGTGAGCTTCGACCTCCTGCCCGGCGAGTGCGTCGCCATCGTCGGCGAGTCGGGCTCCGGCAAGTCGGTGACGGCCCGCTCGCTGGTCGGTCTCGCCGGCCGCAACGCGACCGTCGAGGCGGAGACGCTCGAGATCCACCACGAGGACGTGCGGCGCTTCACCGCGCGGCAGTGGCGACGCATCCGCGGCCGCGACATCGGCTTCGTGCTGCAGGACGCGCTGGTGTCACTCGACCCGCTGCGCCCGGTCGGCCGCGAGATCGCCGAGGCGCTGAAGCTGCACGGCTGGGGCGACCGTGCCGCGCGCAGGCAGCGCGTGCTGGAGCTGCTGGAGCGCGTCGGTGTGCCGTACCCCGCCGTACGCGCGAAGCAGCGGCCCGACCAGCTCTCGGGCGGCCTGCGCCAGCGCGCGCTGATCGCCTCCGCGATCGCGCTCGACCCCGACATCGTGATCGCCGACGAGCCGACCACCGCGCTCGACGTGACCGTGCAGGCGCAGGTGCTGGCGCAGCTGGAGGGCATGAAGGCGCGCGGAGCCTCCATCGTCCTGATCAGTCACGACCTGTCGGTCGTCGCGCAGCTCGCAGACCACATCCTCGTGATGCGCGGCGGCGAGGTGGTGGAGCAGGGATCGTCGGCCGAGGTGCTCGGCGACCCGCAGCACGCGTACACGCGCGCGCTCATCGCGGCGGTGCCGAGCGAGGTCACCCGAGGACACGCGCTCGTCCCCGGCGCGCCTCCGCTGCCGCCCAAGCCCGCCCCCGGCGAGGTGGTGCTGGAGGCGACGGACCTCGTGAAGCGGTTCCACACCTCCGACGGCACGGTCACGACCGCGGTCGACCACGTCTCTTTCGCGCTGCGCGCCGGCGAGACGCTCGGCATCGTGGGCGAGTCGGGGTCGGGCAAGAGCACCACCGCGCGGCTCGCACTGGGCCTCGACGCCCTGGACGGCGGGGAGGTGCGGCTGCTCGGGCAGGACTGGTCGCGTCTGCCCGAGAGCCGGCGCCGCGGTCTGCGCAACCGGATCGCCGTCGTCTACCAGGACCCGCTGAGCTCGTTCGACCCGCGCTGGACCGTCGAGCGCATCCTGCTCGACGCCCTCCGCTCGCAGCCGTTCGACTCGGCCGAGGCGCGCCGGGAGCGGGTGGCCGAGCTGCTCGCGCAGGTCGGCCTCCCCGAGAGCGTGCTGCCGCGGTTCCCGCTGCGGCTCTCCGGCGGGCAGCGGCAGCGCGTCGCCATCGCGCGGGCGCTGGCCCCGCGGCCGGACGTGATCGTGCTCGACGAGGCGGTGTCGGCGCTCGACGTCACCATTCAGGCGCAGATCCTCGACCTGCTGGCCGCTCTGCAGCGGGAGTCGGGGGCCGCGTTCCTCTTCATCTCGCACGACCTCGGCGTGATCAGCCACCTCAGCGATCGCGTGCTGGTCATGAAGGATGGGATCGTGGTGGAGGAGGGCACGCCGGTCGAGGTCTTCGAGCACCCGCAGCAGCCGTACACGAAGGCCCTGATCGCGGCCATCCCCGAGTTCGACCCCGCGGCCGTGGCCGCACGCGAGAAGGAGTCCGCCGCATGAGCGAGCCGAAGCAGCTCTTCGTCAACCTGTTCGAGATGGCGTGCGTGAGCCACATCACCCACGGCCTCTGGCCGCTGCCCGGCAACAACCGCGAGCGGTTCGCCGACCTCGGCTACTGGCTGGAGCTCGCGCAGCTGCTGGAGCACGGCGGTTTCGACGGCATCTTCCTGGCCGACGTGATCGGCGCGTACGACGTGTTCCGCGGCGGACCCGAGACGGCGCTGCGGGAGGGCCTGCAGAGCCCGAACATCGACCCGCTGCTGGTCATCCCGGCGATGGCCGCTGTCACCGAGCGGCTGGGGTTCGGCGTCACGTTCTCGACGACGTACGAGCCTCCGTTCGCCTTCGCCCGCCGCATGTCGACCCTGGACCATCTGACCAAGGGGCGGATCGGGTGGAACATCGTCACCTCCTACCTCCCGAACGCCGCCCGCAACTTCGGGCTCGACAACGAGATCCCGCACGACCAGCGCTACCGCTACGCCGACGAGTACCTCGACGTGCTCTACAAGCTGTGGGAGGGGTCGTGGGACGACGACGCCCTGGTCGCCGACCGCGCCGCCGGCGTCTTCACCGACCCGTCGAAGGTCCGCTACATCGACCACGTCGGCGAGCGGTTCCGGGTCGCGGGGCCGCACATCGTGCACCCGTCGCGGCAGCGGACGCCCGTGCTGTTCCAGGCGACCGGGTCGCCGGCCGGCATCGAGTTCGCCGGCCGGCACGCCGAGGTCGTCTTCACCGGTGGCCGCACGAGCGAGGAGTTCCGCCGCAACGCCGACGGCATGCGCGACGCCGCCGAGCGCCACCACCGCCGCCGCGACGACGTCAAGTTCATCGCGATGGCGGGCGTCATCGTCGGGCGCACGCAGGAGGAGGCGGAGGACAAGTGGAGGGTGTACCAGCAGCACGCGAGTCTCGACGGCATCCTGGCGCACTCCAGCCTCCCCGTGGACCTGACCGCGTTCCCGCGTGACATCACCGTGCGGGAGGCGCTGGCGCGGGCGGAGTTCCCGGCGTCGAAGGTGCCGTTCCTCCCGCTGGACGCGACCGTCGGGCAGGCGCTGGACTTCATCAAGCAGGGCCGCGACGAGCGCTTCCTGGTGGTGGGCGACCCGAAGACGGTGGCCGACGCGATCGAGCGCTGGCTCGACGAGGACGGCCTCGACGGCATCAACCTCCGCCAGTACCACTCCTTCGACACGGCCCGCGACTTCGCGGAGCTGGTGGTGCCCGAGCTGCGCCGCCGCGGCCGCCTGCCCGCCGAAGGGGAGCGCTCCGGCACGCTGCGCGAGCGCCTGTTCGGGGAGGGGCAGGCGCGCCTCCCCGAGCGGCACATCGCCACGCGGTACCGCGGCGGCGCCAACCTCGACACCCCGGTGGAGCCGTTGCGGCTGACCTTCGAGCACGCCGCGTCCTTCTGAGCCCACCCCCACCCACCCCATCGACTTGGCACGACATGCCGTCTCGCGGAGGGGCGAGACGGCATGTCGTGCCAACCGGATGACGGGCTGTGGAGAATGGGCGCGTGCAGCAGCGGATCGGCAGGGTGACGACGGCGAGCGGGGGTGAGCTGGCGTACGCGGTCGTCGACGGGCGCGGCCCCGGCGCCCGCGGCCCGGCCGCCGCTCCCCGCGGCCCCGCCCGCACGATCCTCCTCGTCTCCGGCTGGCTCGGCCACCTCGAGCGCGGGTGGGAGCTGCCGGAGGAGCGCGCCTTCCTCGAGGGCCTCGCCCGGGGCGCCCGGCTGCTCCGCTACGACCGCGCCGGCTGCGGGATGTCCGGCCCCGCGGTGCGCCCGCCCTCACTGGCGTCCGAGCTGGAGCAGGTGGAGGCGGTGCTCGGCGTCCCCGAGGCAGGCGACGGCGCCGTCGACCTCGTCGGCTGGTCGCTCGGCGCTCCGGTCGCCGCTGCCTGGGCGGCCGCTCATCCCGAGACCGTCCGCAGGCTCGTGCTCTACGGCGGGTGGGCCTCCGGCGCCGCGATCTCACCGCCCACCGCCCGCGACCATCTGCTCGGACTGGTGGAGGCGCACTGGGGCCTCGGCTCGGACGTGCTCACCGAGGTCTTCGCCCCCGACGCCCGTCCCGCCGCCCGAGAGGCGTTCGGCCGGTACCAGCGCGACTCCTCCAGCGCCGCGACGGCGAGGGCGCTGCTCGCGCTCAGCTACGAGCTCGACGTCAGCGCACTGCTCAGTGCCGTGACCGCGCCGACCCTGGTGCTGCACCGCGCCGACGACCGGGCCGCGCCTGTCGCGCAGGCGGAGGCGCTGGCCGCGGGCATCCCGGAGGCGCGTCTCCTCGTGCTCCCCGGCCGTTCGCACCTGCCGTGGGCCGGCGACGCCGATGCGGTCGTGCGCGAGATCCGGCGCTTCCTCGGCCTGCCGCTCGCCCGGGCCGCCGGGCCGCTGACGGGTCGTCAGCTGGAGGTGGCCGCCCTGGTCAGCACCGGCCGCACGAATCGCCAGATCGCCGAGGAGCTCGGCATCGACGAGCGCTCGGCCGAGGGGCACGTGGAGCGCATCCGCCTCCGGCTCGGCGTCCGGTCGCGGGCGCAGATCGCGGCCTGGTACGCCGAGGGCGGCCCGGCGAAGTGAGGTAGTTCCCCGCCTGCGTGCGATCCCGCCGACACGGAGAGTGGAGGCATGAGCGAGACGACCAGCACCTCCACCGGCCCCCGCACCGCGTTCCCCCTCCACCCCGGCCGCGGCCGCTTCAACGCGGCCTTCTTCTCGCTGCTGGGCCCGTACCTCGAGCGCAGCCTCCGCACGCAGAAGAGCCGGGTCTACGCCGGCCTGCCGCGCGCGGTGGTGGAGCTGGGCCCGGGCGTCGGCGCCAACCTCCGCCACCTCCCTCCCGGCTGCACCCTGACCGCGATCGAGCCCAACCGCTACATGCACCCGCGGCTGGAGGAGGCCGCCCGCGCACGCGGCGTTCGCCTCGACCTGCGCGAGCGCACCGCCGAGGACACCGGCCTCCCGACGGCCGGCGTCGACGCGGTCATCTCATCGCTCGTGCTCTGCTCGGTCGCCGACCCGGTCGCGGTGCTCGCGGAGGTGCGCCGCATCCTGCGCCCGGGCGGGACCTTCCGCTTCGTGGAGCACGTGGTCGCCTCCCCGGGCACGCCCACCCGCGCGGCGCAGCGCCTCGTCCGCCGCCCGTGGGCCTGGACGTTCGAGGGCTGCTCCTGCGAGCGCGACCTCGCCGCCCTGATCCGGGAGGCGGGCTTCGCGAGCGTGGATCTGCGGCGCTACCGCGTGCACACCCCGCTGCTGCCGTTCAACCCGCAGATCGCCGGCGTCGCCCGGGCGTGACGGGTCAGGCGCCGCGCAGCAGCACCTTGCCAACGCGCCCCGGCCGCCCGCTCGCCTCCACGGCCGCGCGCGCCTCCGCGAGCGGGTGGACGCTGTCGACCGGAAGGGTGAGCGTGCCGTCCGTGACGCGGGCGAACAGCTCGCCGAAGAGCTGGGCGCGGGTCTCGGGGCTGAGCTCCTTGCCGACCGCGCTGCCCCAGAAGCCCCGGACCGTCACGCCGCGGAAGAGGATGTCGGAGGTCGCCACCTCCACCCGCCCGGAGGCCATCGCGCCGAAGATCACGAGCGCGCCGCCGTCGCCGAGCACCGAGGCCAGGTCGCCGGAGGCCGAGCCGCCGACCGAGTCGACACCCACGCGGATCGGGGCGCCGCCCGTGATCGCGGCGACCCGCTCGCGCCAGCCGTCGTCGTCGGTCGCGACCACGCGCTCGATACCCTGCTCGCGCAGCTCGTCGACGCCGGCCGCGCGGCGCACGAGGCCGACCACGTTGAGGCCGCGGACCGCCGCGAGCTGGGCGACCATGCGGCCGACCGCGCCGTTGGCGGCGTTCTGGATCAGCCAGTCTCCCTCCTGCAGGTCGAGGCGGTGCAGGAGGCTGACCGCGCTGAACGGCATCTGCACGAGCTGGGCGGCGGCCTCGTCGGGCAGCCCCTCCGGCACGGGGATCAGGCCGGCCGCATCGGCGAGGTAGTACTCGGCCCACACGCCGAAGGCGCCGCCGGCGACGCGCTGACCGACCGCGAGCCGGTCGACGCCCTCGCCGAGCGCGTCGACGACGCCGAGCGCCTCGGTTCCGGCGGGCGCGGGCAGCTCGGGCTTGAACCCGTACTCGCCGCGGATCGTCATGAGGTCGTGGTTGTGGATGGGTGACAGCAGCATCCGCACCCGCACCTGGCCGGGCCCTGGCTGGGGCAGCGGCCGCTCCTCCACCGCGAGCACCTCGGCCGGGTCGCCGAACGAGCGGTGCACGAGGGCGGACATGGTGGCGGGGGTGGTGCTGTCGGTCATCGAGGGACTCCAAGAGGGGATGGACGGGCGGGGGACGCGCTCGATCGTACGCGCGCCCCCTGGCCGTCGGTCAGATCACGCCGTCCAGCCGCCGTCGATCGTCACCGCCGACCCGGTCATGTAGCCGGCCGCGTCCGACGCGATCCACGAGACCAGCTCGCCCACGTCGGAGCTGTGCCCGAACCGCCCGAACGCGGTGAACCCGGCCAGGTAGTCGCCGGCCTCGCCCGACGCCGGATTGCCGTCCGTGTCGATCGGGCCCGGCTGCACCACGTTGGCCGTGATGCCGCGCGGTGCGAGGTCGCGGGCCAGCCCCTTCGTGAAGCCGACCATCGCCGCCTTCGTCAGCCCGTAGACCGCGCCGCCGGTGAAGGGGATGCGCTCGGCGTTCACGCTGCCGATCGTGATGATGCGGCCGCCGTCCGGGAGGCTCTCGAGCGCCGCCTGCGTCGTGTACACGGTGCCGCGCACGTTGAGGTCGATGGTGTGCTCGATGTGCTCGTCCGGGGTCTCGGCGAACGGCTCGAACCAGCCGCCTCCGGCGTTGTTGACGAGGATGTCGAGGCCGCCGAGCGCCTCGACGGCGTCGCGCACACCCTGACGGGCCGCGTCGGCGTCGCCGTTGTTCGCGCGGACCGCGACCGCCGTGCCGCCCGCCGCCGCGATCTCGGCGACCAGCGCCTCCGCCCGCTCGGGGGAGGACCAGTACGTGATCGCGACCTCGGCGCCGTGGGCGGCGAGCGAGCGCGCGACGCCCGCGCCGATGCCGCGCGAGCCTCCCGTCACGAGCGCCTTCTTGCCGGCGAGGGTCGGGGTGGTGGTGGCGGTGGAGGTGGAGGTCATGATGTCCCTTTCTGTTCCAGTTGGTACAGAAAAGCGATCCGCTTGCCCTGCTATTCCCGCTGCGCGATAATTTTTTCCGGGACGGTACAGAAAGGGGTCGACGATGGCAGCAGTCCGCGGCCGGCCGCGCGGCTTCGACGCCGACGAGGCGCTCGACAAGGCGATCGAGGTGTTCTGGCGGCAGGGCTACGAGGGCACCACGCTCGACGACCTCACCGGCGCCATGGGCATCAACCGGCCGAGCCTCTACGCGGCCTTCGGCAACAAGGAGGCGACCTTCAAGCGCGCCGTCGACCGTTACGCCGAGATCGACATGGCCTACGTGGGGGAGGCGCTGGCCCAGCCGACGGCCCGCGCGGTGGCCGAGCACTACCTCCGCAGCAACGTCGTGGCGATCACGCAGCCCGGCAAGCCCGCCGGCTGCCTGTCGGTGCAGGGCGGCCTCGCCGGAAGCCCGGAGGACCAGCGGATCGTGCGCTTCCTCGCCGACAGCCGCGCGGCGGGGGAGCGGCGCTTCGTGGAGCGGTTCCGCCGGGCGCGCGCGGAGGGCGACCTCCCCGCCGGCGAGAGCCCCACGGAGCTCGCCCGCTACCTCTCCACCGTCAGTGCGGGCCTGGCTGTGCAGGCGGCGGCGGGCGCCTCCCGCCGGTCGCTGATGGCGGTGGCGGAGCGGGCGCTGCGGGCGTTCCCGGCGAGCGGGTCCTGACTACTCCGCCGCCTTCCGCAGCCAGCTCTCCACCCCGCCGATGTGCAGCGTCACCGCCGCACGCACCAGATCGGGGTCTCCCGCCTTCAGCGCGTCGAGGATGGCCCGGTGCTCCGCGAGCGTGCGCTCGGCGGCGTGCTCCTCGGTGATGCCGCGCCAGACCCGCGCGCGGACCGTGCCGCCGGAGAGCCCGTCGAGCAGCCCGGCGAGGTACTCGTTGCCGCTCGCCGACGAGATGAGGCCGTGGAAGCGGAGGTCGTGGGCGACGAGCGCGTCGACCCCGGCGGCGGCGTCGGCCGACGCGAGCTCCGCCTCCAACTCCTCCAGCCGCTCCGGCGTCATCCGCCGCGCGGCGGCCGCCGCGGCGTACGGCTCGAGCACGCGGCGCACCTCCAGGATCTCCAGCACGGTGGCGTCGCGGTGCAGGTCGACGACGAACGACAGCGCTTCGAGCAGGAGGCGCGGCTCCAGACTCGTGACGTACGTCCCGTCGCCGCGGCGCACGTCGAGCACGCGGATGACCTCGAGCGACTTCACGGCCTCGCGGAGGGAGTTGCGCGAGAGCCCGAGCCGCTCGCTCAGCTCCTTCTCGGGCGGCAGCCGCTGCCCCGGGGCGAGCTCGCCCGACAGGATCATCGCCTTGATGGCGGAGATCGCCTCGTCCGTGACCGCCACGTTGCCAGCCTACCGGCGGTACTCGGCGATGGAGGCGGCGAGCATCTCGGCGCCCGACCCCGGCAGCTTCGGCGCCCGGTAGTGCGCGTCCACGAACTCCACCGGCTCGGCGAAGTGCTCGTGGAGGTGCGCGACGTACTCGATCATGCGGCCGTCGGTGGTGCCGGAGACCGCGATGCCGTCGAACATCGCGAGGTGCTGCACCAGCTCGCACAGGCCGACGCCGCCGGCGTGCGGGCACACGGGCACGCCGAACTTCGCCGCGAGGAGCAGGATGGCGATGTTCTCGTTGACCCCCGCGACACGCGTGGCGTCGATCTGCAGCACGCCCAGGGCCTTCGCCTGCAGCAGCTGCTTGAACAGCACGCGGTTCATGCCGTGCTCGCCGGTCGCGACGGGCACCGGGGCGATGGCCTCGGCGATGGCCGCGTGGGCGAGGATGTCGTCGGGGCTGGTGGGCTCCTCCACCCAGGCCAGGTCGAAGCGGCTCAGCTCGCGGATCCAGGCGATCGCCTCGTCGCGGTCCCAGCGCTGGTTGGCGTCGATGGCGATGCGGATGTCGGGCCCGACGACCTCCCGGGCGATGCTGAGACGTCGGATGTCTTCTTGTAGGTCGGCGCCGACCTTCAGCTTGATCTGGGTGAACCCGTCTGCGACCGCCTCCCGGCTCAGGCGGGCCAGCTTCTCGTCCGAGTACCCGAGCCAGCCCGGCGTCGTCGTGTAGCCGGGGTAGCCGTCGCGCTGCAGCGCCGCGATGCGCTCCTCGCGGTGCGGCTCGGCCGCGCGCAGGATGTCGAGCGCCTGCTCCCGGGTGAGCGCATCGCTGAGGTAGCGGAAGTCGACCAGGTCGACCAGCTGCTCCGGCGAGAGCCGGGCGAGCAGCAGCCACAGCGGCACCCCCTCCCGCTTGGCGCGGAGGTCCCACAGCGCGTTCACGACCGCGCCGATCGCCATGTGGATGACGCCCTTATCCGGCCCGAGCCAGCGCAGCTGCGAGTCGTGCACCAGCTCCCGCCAGACGCCGCCGAGGTCGGCGAGCGCCTCCTCGACGTCGCGGCCGACGATCCACGGCTGCAGCGCGGCGATGGCGGCGCACTGCACGTCGTTGCCGCGGCCGATGGTGAAGACGAAGCCGTGGCCGGTGAGTCCGTCCTCGGCGTCCGTCTCGATCCGCACATAGGCGGCCGAGTAGTCGGGGTCGGGGTTCATCGCGTCCGAGCCGTCGAAGTCGGTCGAGGTCGGAAAGCGGATGTCGTCGACGACGAAGCGCGTGAACTTGCTCATGGATGGCCCTCCGGCTATGTTTGCCCCGAGCCTAGACATCGGATGTTTGGGCCGTCAACTCGAACCGACGACGCAGGAGGAACGGATGCGGCTGGCCAGGCTGGGAGAGCGCGGGGCCGAGATCCCCGTGGTGTTCGACGGAGAGCGGGCCCTCGATCTGCGGCCGCTGATCGCCGACCTCGACGGCGCGGCGCTCGCGCCCGCGTCGCTGGAGCGTATCGCCTCCGCGGTCGCGGCCGGCGAGTTGGCCGAGCTGGAGAGGGCGGAGGCCCTGCGCCGAGGGGCGCCCATCGCACGCCCCGGCGCCATCCTCTGCATCGGGATGAACTATGCGGCGCACGCGGCCGAGTCCGGCTCCGAGCCTCCGGCCATCCCCATCCTCTTCCTCAAG
The sequence above is a segment of the Leifsonia williamsii genome. Coding sequences within it:
- a CDS encoding dipeptide ABC transporter ATP-binding protein → MSIAERETRSIVEAVPGPAAPQPARLRVRDLRTGFTVDGEHRPVVKGVSFDLLPGECVAIVGESGSGKSVTARSLVGLAGRNATVEAETLEIHHEDVRRFTARQWRRIRGRDIGFVLQDALVSLDPLRPVGREIAEALKLHGWGDRAARRQRVLELLERVGVPYPAVRAKQRPDQLSGGLRQRALIASAIALDPDIVIADEPTTALDVTVQAQVLAQLEGMKARGASIVLISHDLSVVAQLADHILVMRGGEVVEQGSSAEVLGDPQHAYTRALIAAVPSEVTRGHALVPGAPPLPPKPAPGEVVLEATDLVKRFHTSDGTVTTAVDHVSFALRAGETLGIVGESGSGKSTTARLALGLDALDGGEVRLLGQDWSRLPESRRRGLRNRIAVVYQDPLSSFDPRWTVERILLDALRSQPFDSAEARRERVAELLAQVGLPESVLPRFPLRLSGGQRQRVAIARALAPRPDVIVLDEAVSALDVTIQAQILDLLAALQRESGAAFLFISHDLGVISHLSDRVLVMKDGIVVEEGTPVEVFEHPQQPYTKALIAAIPEFDPAAVAAREKESAA
- a CDS encoding NtaA/DmoA family FMN-dependent monooxygenase (This protein belongs to a clade of FMN-dependent monooxygenases, within a broader family of flavin-dependent oxidoreductases, the luciferase-like monooxygenase (LMM) family, some of whose members use coenzyme F420 rather than FMN.); its protein translation is MSEPKQLFVNLFEMACVSHITHGLWPLPGNNRERFADLGYWLELAQLLEHGGFDGIFLADVIGAYDVFRGGPETALREGLQSPNIDPLLVIPAMAAVTERLGFGVTFSTTYEPPFAFARRMSTLDHLTKGRIGWNIVTSYLPNAARNFGLDNEIPHDQRYRYADEYLDVLYKLWEGSWDDDALVADRAAGVFTDPSKVRYIDHVGERFRVAGPHIVHPSRQRTPVLFQATGSPAGIEFAGRHAEVVFTGGRTSEEFRRNADGMRDAAERHHRRRDDVKFIAMAGVIVGRTQEEAEDKWRVYQQHASLDGILAHSSLPVDLTAFPRDITVREALARAEFPASKVPFLPLDATVGQALDFIKQGRDERFLVVGDPKTVADAIERWLDEDGLDGINLRQYHSFDTARDFAELVVPELRRRGRLPAEGERSGTLRERLFGEGQARLPERHIATRYRGGANLDTPVEPLRLTFEHAASF
- a CDS encoding ABC transporter permease, giving the protein MTALASAPTRRPDRPRAGARLARAPWGLYVSIAFALLLLVAVVAPQALTTHLPTAIDYQAALQPPSLAHPFGTDESGRDLYTRVVWGARDSLTIGLGAAAVGVGLALVLGTLAALGVRPVAVVIDRLVEVLFAFPALLLALLLIAIAGPSAATQVLAVGIGTAPGYARMIRGQILGARNSGYVEAATALGHSRLRILRAHILPNALRPLVAVFALSIGQSIVWASSLSFLGLGVAPPASEWGALLDAGRAYLTTAWWLVVIPGLVIVAVALAATTIGRHIQARLEKGERS
- a CDS encoding ABC transporter substrate-binding protein, which translates into the protein MRSRTSRTIGAAAVVVAGALALSACAGGSQAATGGGQKVDGGTVVYAHQQEPACVFGGWIEQAYLSYQVLDNLTSLDDDKKVVPWLATSWKQSADGLTWTFDLKKDVEFTDGTPLTAEAVAYNFDYWLKGGNSTALVWLDGYYKDAKAVDEHTLQVDLSRPYPRLADNLSQGYFGIQSQHALETRTKEQNCEAPIGTGAFTVEKWNRGQDIILVKNPKYTSPPANAKHTGPAYVDKIDWKFVADPTTRVAALQGGQVDAIYDVPAVQWNTLKGGGYQLEKYVTPGRPQQISFNTQQGPFTDEKVRQAFAYSLDRKAIVDTIGHGVIPVEGNGGVSQATPGYSEKAAGWYSQDVKKADALLDAAGWTRKGDTGVREKDGTKLTVSLPYGAGSIINADGAAILQGVKEQADKVGFDVKLVPVPQSEFFSGKYAGPDTHDLAAGYWTAVTAGILYINWRPSTEDHPNYANAAFYNDPTLEQYILDGNSAATVEAQNASYEKAQDYIAEHALSIGVYDRLSTLAVATKLHDVWQENAQGGPTFYDAYFTK
- a CDS encoding ABC transporter permease codes for the protein MTRTSPSEPAPGELTAAPPRGQIAEHAIRPRRGRAVALTVLKKVGAALVVLWGAATVAFFAQLALPGDRATTILNIRAGQAQARTPEELAQINQQYGLTKPVIVQYLDYLRGLIAGDFGTSYQQYRPVTAIIGEQLGATLTLSLTAIAFAWLIMVVWVTLTAGRGPRLGAVGATADVVTAGLPAYWLGIILLLVFGLGLRWFPIISGTAPAGIVLPALTLAIPLAGFMAQSVRTEFERALDQPFVVSARMRGMGEWGIRLRHVLRHAVIPAVTLSGWALGATLSGAVIVESIYSRPGIGSVLVTAVNSQDLPVVTGIVTLVAVVYVAANLIVDVVYTVIDPRLELS
- a CDS encoding alpha/beta fold hydrolase, which encodes MQQRIGRVTTASGGELAYAVVDGRGPGARGPAAAPRGPARTILLVSGWLGHLERGWELPEERAFLEGLARGARLLRYDRAGCGMSGPAVRPPSLASELEQVEAVLGVPEAGDGAVDLVGWSLGAPVAAAWAAAHPETVRRLVLYGGWASGAAISPPTARDHLLGLVEAHWGLGSDVLTEVFAPDARPAAREAFGRYQRDSSSAATARALLALSYELDVSALLSAVTAPTLVLHRADDRAAPVAQAEALAAGIPEARLLVLPGRSHLPWAGDADAVVREIRRFLGLPLARAAGPLTGRQLEVAALVSTGRTNRQIAEELGIDERSAEGHVERIRLRLGVRSRAQIAAWYAEGGPAK